One Malassezia vespertilionis chromosome 6, complete sequence genomic window, TTGGCTGCAGTTAACCCCGATGACCAGGACGAGAGAGCGTTCACAGAAGAGCAGCTGTTGGAAGCATTCAATAATGCGGAAAAAAGTAACAGCATTGTTGTATTCCTGCGACTCATTGTCAGCGCTTTTTTGAAAGTACGATACTATGTGTTGTATAATCTAACTTGCAGCTTCATGCGGACGAATACTCACCTTTTCTtactgcagcgcctggtGAGCTCGAGCCACCGACAATGGAAGAGTTTTGTAACCGCGAAGTTGATGCGTTTGGAAAAGATGCCGATCACATTCAAATTACAGCACTAGCTACGGCTCTTCGAGTCAGTCTCGACGTCGTCTATCTATCAAGCTCCCAAAATGTACAAGGCGAGGACGGCTTCACCTTTCCAAGCAACATGATGGATTCACCTAACAATATCACTGCTTGTGATATTGTACATTTCGATGTGGACCAGGGACAGATGCTGAATATTGGAAGTCTCTTATATCGACCAGGACACTTTGATCTACTCGTAGGCACAGATACCTGATAATGGCATCGTCTCGACAGCCTTTGCGGGGTCGGACCCGCTGTCACGTGCGCGCATATTTTCTGTGCTGGTGGTTGCAATGCTAACTTGCAGCCGCACTTTGTAGGTGATGGATCAAAGAAAATTTGTCGAGATTCATCCAGAGCGTGTCGGGAATGTCTCTTCAACAGATTATCCTTACCAATATCCAGGCGAGTCTGGAGCCTGGGATGCAACCTTGTTTAAGAAAAATCTGCGCGTAGACGTAACTCGTATGACAAAAGACTTATGCGAGTTTGAGTTGGCCGGCGTAGATGCAAGCATTGCaaatgcactgcgcaggGCGCTTATTGCAGAGGTAAGTGTGCATGGATGTTCTGACTCGCAGGTACCCTCTGTGGCTATTGAGCATGTCTATATCTGGAACAATACTTCAATTATTCAGGACGAAGTCCTCTCACACCGCCTTGGTCTTATCCCACTGGCAATCGATCCAACTAAACTGACTTTCAAGATGGGTGCGTATGAAGTACCACAACTAATGTGCAGATGACGAGGCAAATGATCAGAACACGGTCGTATTTAACCTCAAGGCCGATTGCAGATCACGTAATGGCACTGTCGAAGGTCGTTACGGTACGTATCAGCACGTCATTTCTTACCTCAGTGTATGCTTCCCAACTCGAATGGGATCCAAAAGGCGACCAGGGGGAGACTAtggcggatgcgccgccgcaacCTGTGAACCCCGATATTGTAATTGCGAAACTAGCTCCGGGACAAGGCATGGAGATGGAATTGCATTGCGAAAAAGGCATTGGAAAAGACCACGCCAAATTTTCGCCGGTAGCCACAGCAACCTACCGCCTGTTACCCGTGATTGACATTTTAATGCCCATCCCGGAGCCCCTGATACCCAAGTTCATCTCATGCTTCCCCCCTGGCGTCGTCGAGAAAGGGGGCAAGAACAACGTGCAAGTTGTGGATGCCCGCAAGGACACTGTGAGCCGCGAGGTTTTGCGCCATCCCGAATTCCAAGACATGGTACGTCTTGGCCGTGTACAAGACCACTTTTTGTGTACGTATCCTGACAACGCATTAACCTATAGTCAGTGTCGAGTCCACCGGCGTGTACAAGCCCGAGGCTTTGCTCCCTGCTGCGATTGAAGTGCTGCTGCGAAAAGTGGATTTGCTCAAGCTCGCGTTGGATGCCTTGCCTACGAGTTCTATGTAGTAACATCGGGTATCGTGCGTTTATATGATAATTAGATCATTATCGTCGTCTTCTTCGAGCTCTTGTACATGTCGTGATGCGGGGCCATCACGGTCCAGCACATTCGACCGGAACTTTTTCCCacgcagccgcgcttgcggtaGGGCGTCGCCTGTAGCCTGATGCCGAGAAAGCAGGCGTGCAGCTACGTCCGagttttgcagcgcacggcctgGGTCATTGCTTGACCGCTGCCTGGAATTTTTCTGACCGGGCTTAAACTCGCCACGTAGTGTCGCCTGAgcaatgcgcagcgtttTGGCTGCAAGACTGTTTTGATCCACCTCTGCGAGAAATTTCTCTTCAGCATTTCGCGTCTCTGTCAGGCCTGGCTtccgcgctcgccgtggtgcagcagcacaagGTTTGGCCTGTTGCTTGCTGTTGCTTGCTTGGACCTTGtcgccaaggtgcgcgtCCGCCTCTTGTTTACGCTTTCGCTGCTCCTTCTCGGCACGGCCACGTCCGTAGCGCGCTTCTACATTGTAGCTCGCTGTGCGCGGGTCGTTTACCGACAAAATCTCACGAGAGGGATTCACCACATACgtgcgcgcaggcgcaacATCTGCGTCAAGCCCCGAGATGCCCAGTGCACCACTTGGACGAACGTGGCGCGAGCGTATTCCGTGCATTTGCTTTGCGGTGTCGCTTGTTGGCTTGCCAAGCATTGATGCGGTGCTGCGGTAAGTACTGAGACGAGTGAGCGTACCTGGACGCGAATTCCATGCGCGATCGCATATTGGACGTGACGGCGCGTTCCAAATGAAAATCACACACGCCATTATTTCCAGCGGTCTTCATAACAAACGCCGTACAACGCGATCCATCTTTCCGGATCGCTTGGCATTGCGCGTAAGCGTCCGCATGCCCGAGAACCAGGACAGAGTCGGCAGACCTTGGTGTGATGGTTAGGTTCTTGGATGCATCGTTACGCCGCGGCTTCATAATGCGTGGATTCAGGATCGCAAGCAACATTCCGTCACGCTCTTTCCAGAGTTTCtcaaatgcgccgccgctgccgccgctaAACCGCGTGGTACCATCTGCATTTGAATGCGTCTCCTTCGACTCAAACAGCATCATTGTCAGCATACAGTGCCCAGGCATTGCCCGATGCGTCTCAATCACGTCCGTGCTCAGATTCAGCAGCTTGCAGCTAAAGAATTTGCGCGCCGGCTTGGTCGGGTTCTCGCGTGCAAACGCGTCCGAACCTCGGGGCGATGCTTCGTTTTGTGTGTCGTCCACGCGGCCCGCTGTGTATTTCATCGCACTCTTCTCTCCCATCACGGCAAAAAGAACCCAATCGCCATACAAAGGTACTTCCACGTCTCCGTCCATTGTCCGGTCGTTTGCGCTTTGGTACTCGCTCAGCGACTTTCCTGTTCTTCCCGCGAGGTTATACAATGTACCAATATTAACAATGTAACGACATTCCAAGTactgctgcagctgtgcgTGTGATACTTGACGGttgcgcacacgcatcCGCGAGTTTGGCTCGTACAGCGCAAACTCTGGGTCGTCATTGGGCGGCGTAAACTCATGCGGCCCGCGTTCAAGCGCCTCAACCAGCTCGAGCCGCTCATTACGGATAGGTACGGTAGCCTTCTGTCCAAATACGCTTCCCCGCGaagcacgcagcgcctcgtttgTTTCTCGACGCACGCGATGTTCCTTGTCTCGTTCTTGGATGCTAGATGCGCTGGCGGCCAGCGTGGAGTAAGACGGCTGTTGCatctgctgcgcgcgagctcttGCATACTCAATCTTGGAATTGCATTGCGTTTTCAGCtccgcgacgccgcgcgacgccgcggtgGATATGACGTTGCGCCCACAGTGGTCCATGCCAATGTCTCGACGCGTGCGGCGAGTCAGGGAACCCTGCTTAGTCAGCATGGCCCGGTGGGGCGCCACAGTGCAGGGACAAGCCGCCAGTTTCTTGACCCGCGTACATCGTTTCGCATTGGACTATTGCCCGTTGTGCTGCGTAGCACAGCGCCAAGATGCTTTCCGCACCCGAGCCGTACCCAACCGTGTCCAACAGTACTCCAGCTccggacgatgcgcagATCGTCAGCAAGATGCCAGAGATATGTGTTGACTACCTGAGCCACGAATGGAAGGACGAGGATGTGTGGAATAGCTGGAAAGCCAtgacgaagaagaagaacGAGATATCGAATGGTGTGCGCTTGGAGAATGCCAGCTGGCGTACTTGggcaaagcagcgcggcaggcTCAAGACAATCAGCCCCGAGACGCTCAATTGGTATGTACTTCCGTGCTGACCCCAGGTTGAAAGAGAGTGATGTTACATGGCTGTACGGCCCTTTGCATGGGCCGACAAATTCCGTTCCTGCGCCAAAGGTGGCCACTACAGCAGAACGTCTTGGAATCGAGGAGCCATCGTGCATCGCAGGCAAGAAATCGATTCTTAAACACCGCACCTTGTCCGAAGTACTCCGCACACCACGCAACATCTCCCCTGAAGAGGACATAGACGAACAGTtcatgcgcgacgctggcggGCTCAGTCCTCCTCCAGCGCTCCGCACTTCGCTCCGACGCATCGAGTTGCTGGAACAAGAAAGCGACACACCCAACACGCCTGAAAAACCGAAGCGCCACATTAGTTTTAACcaccgcgtcgagcaatGTGTGGCGCTTGAGCATCCTAGCGGGACAGACTCGTATTACGGTGGCGCGTACGACGAGTACTCGGACGAAGATGATTATTCCGATACCGATAGCTACTCTGACTCTGCCACGCAACAGGACTCTGTCATGAGTGGGCAATCGCACCACTCTTCTAGCAGCAGCGAGCAGCGGCCCACGATTGCTATCTTGTCGCCGACCGAGCTCAAGACACCGCACGAGTATCTACTGGACCAGGCGCCTGCCCTGAATTCCAGTCGTTTTACCGACAGTGACGACGATATGTACGCAGACGACGATATGCGCTATTCGATGGTCGATCCCGTCTCTGTAACGCAGGACCTTCCTTTGGACCAAGACGACTACGATTATTCGGCATCCGACGAGGAGTACGATGCTTCCAACCATCTCCAGTCCGTATCCAACAGCGCATGCCAAAGACATCCGACAGATGCTGACACTCATGTTTTAGGTACGGCGCACTATGAACAGGGCGCAGATGAGCGGGTATCCGGCTCATCTTTGCGTGGCCAATCATCGCAGCAATTTTTGCAAGACCGGCCATCTGAATCTTGGAGTCCCCGCTCTACGATACCCCCCCATACTTTTGATGAGACAGAATCCGACGCGTTGGTCGTCGACGTGGAAAATTTGCCGCGTTATTCTCTTGCGGaggagcgcgtgcagcacagCCGGGGCTTGCAAGATGACTCAGCATCGCCTAGATCCCAGAAGCAGCGGACTACGTCGTTAAACACATCTACGCATGATGTGCCAAGCACACAGGCACTACCAAATACATTAAGTGACCCAACTATGCTGTTtgtcgacgaggacgaagGGTACCCAAGCGGCCtcatttccagcgccgtggaGATCATcaacacggcgcgcgatctCGCTGGGACGCTGCTGGGGACGGAACCGCTTGGATCACATACTTGGTACGAGTAGCAATAGCCGTTGTACAGATAACCCACCCGCACTTGGCCATACTTTTGCGCGGCAAACCGTAGGATGCCTCCACACGCCCGAGCCATCCTGTCATGTCGTACTCATATCCTCGGCGtacaaatgcgcgcaatgtcATAGATACATCTCTTCATCATGTGCAACAGACACGCTAGTCCAAACGAGTGTGCATTACCCGGCATAAAGAACGAGCCTCCCATATCGCTCTACATGCAGCCGTCCTTTTCAGCGTCCCCcagcgtgcaagcgccCTACCTCCCCTACt contains:
- a CDS encoding ubiquitinyl hydrolase 1 (COG:O; MEROPS:MER0029056; EggNog:ENOG503NZ2J); translated protein: MLKNAGFDDIVISDFYEPFEQLLAAVNPDDQDERAFTEEQLLEAFNNAEKSNSIVVFLRLIVSAFLKLHADEYSPFLTAAPGELEPPTMEEFCNREVDAFGKDADHIQITALATALRVSLDVVYLSSSQNVQGEDGFTFPSNMMDSPNNITACDIVHFDVDQGQMLNIGSLLYRPGHFDLLVGTDT
- the REG1 gene encoding protein phosphatase regulator (COG:S; EggNog:ENOG503NXI0) codes for the protein MLSAPEPYPTVSNSTPAPDDAQIVSKMPEICVDYLSHEWKDEDVWNSWKAMTKKKNEISNGVRLENASWRTWAKQRGRLKTISPETLNWLKESDVTWLYGPLHGPTNSVPAPKVATTAERLGIEEPSCIAGKKSILKHRTLSEVLRTPRNISPEEDIDEQFMRDAGGLSPPPALRTSLRRIELLEQESDTPNTPEKPKRHISFNHRVEQCVALEHPSGTDSYYGGAYDEYSDEDDYSDTDSYSDSATQQDSVMSGQSHHSSSSSEQRPTIAILSPTELKTPHEYLLDQAPALNSSRFTDSDDDMYADDDMRYSMVDPVSVTQDLPLDQDDYDYSASDEEYDASNHLQSVSNSACQRHPTDADTHVLGTAHYEQGADERVSGSSLRGQSSQQFLQDRPSESWSPRSTIPPHTFDETESDALVVDVENLPRYSLAEERVQHSRGLQDDSASPRSQKQRTTSLNTSTHDVPSTQALPNTLSDPTMLFVDEDEGYPSGLISSAVEIINTARDLAGTLLGTEPLGSHTWYE
- a CDS encoding uncharacterized protein (EggNog:ENOG503NVFY; BUSCO:EOG092618UZ; COG:D); translation: MDHCGRNVISTAASRGVAELKTQCNSKIEYARARAQQMQQPSYSTLAASASSIQERDKEHRVRRETNEALRASRGSVFGQKATVPIRNERLELVEALERGPHEFTPPNDDPEFALYEPNSRMRVRNRQVSHAQLQQYLECRYIVNIGTLYNLAGRTGKSLSEYQSANDRTMDGDVEVPLYGDWVLFAVMGEKSAMKYTAGRVDDTQNEASPRGSDAFARENPTKPARKFFSCKLLNLSTDVIETHRAMPGHCMLTMMLFESKETHSNADGTTRFSGGSGGAFEKLWKERDGMLLAILNPRIMKPRRNDASKNLTITPRSADSVLVLGHADAYAQCQAIRKDGSRCTAFVMKTAGNNGVCDFHLERAVTSNMRSRMEFASSTASMLGKPTSDTAKQMHGIRSRHVRPSGALGISGLDADVAPARTYVVNPSREILSVNDPRTASYNVEARYGRGRAEKEQRKRKQEADAHLGDKVQASNSKQQAKPCAAAPRRARKPGLTETRNAEEKFLAEVDQNSLAAKTLRIAQATLRGEFKPGQKNSRQRSSNDPGRALQNSDVAARLLSRHQATGDALPQARLRGKKFRSNVLDRDGPASRHVQELEEDDDNDLIII